One Xyrauchen texanus isolate HMW12.3.18 chromosome 2, RBS_HiC_50CHRs, whole genome shotgun sequence genomic window carries:
- the LOC127663330 gene encoding cdc42 effector protein 1-like, whose protein sequence is MSLGKLPAIKGLVTTSNNNRRFKSDLSVDMISQPLGDFRHTMHVGRGGDVFGDTSFLSNYGGSMNNEGPGNPDSPSGSKTTRFFSRTLRHVRKNPPPRLRGGSRDFTSPPPLISPITKNIISLPQLNLDTSKDHRKRALLPISISSPAQSLCSYGLHSGFVTLPRFSRLDQNFGETSGTLFTDHRRSSLQENSDVTLTRSDSLTSFTVDLGPSLMSEVLRLIDSSNSLFSSSKNWEREEEEDESSSVLEMESPSISSADSVRVSVSSRRRSDTSHETQQEHDDDDCKQPMTDTSLSCPIGAEVSMEPRRCQQSANVLACHFGDGSSLLKEQHRPEEDKNRPSSFCRLRVPLTFPETEEEIKV, encoded by the exons ATGAGCTTGGGAAAGTTGCCTGCGATTAAAGGACTGGTCACCACATCTAACAATAATCGGCGCTTTAAAAGCGACCTGTCGGTGGACATGATCAGTCAGCCGCTCGGGGACTTCCGCCACACTATGCACGTTGGCCGCGGCGGAGACGTCTTCGGTGACACCTCATTTTTAAGCAACTACGGCGGTTCAATGAACAACGAAGGGCCGGGGAATCCGGATTCACCATCCGGCTCAAAAACAACAAGATTTTTCTCGCGCACACTTCGACACGTACGGAAAAACCCTCCGCCTCGGCTGAGAGGGGGGTCACGTGACTTCACCTCCCCTCCCCCGCTGATCTCACCCATCACTAAAAACATCATCTCTCTGCCTCAGCTGAACCTGGACACTTCCAAAGACCACCGCAAGAGGGCGCTACTACCCATCTCCATCAGTTCACCTGCACAGTCGCTCTGCTCGTACG GTCTTCATTCTGGTTTTGTCACACTGCCTCGCTTTTCCCGGCTTGATCAAAACTTTGGAGAAACATCTGGAACGCTCTTCACAGACCACAGGCGGAGTTCACTGCAGGAGAACAGTGACGTCACGCTGACACGCTCTGATTCGCTCACGTCCTTCACTGTGGACCTCGGCCCCTCCCTCATGAGTGAAGTTCTGAGGTTGATTGACAGCTCCAATAGTCTCTTTAGTAGCAGTAAGAACtgggagagagaggaagaggaggacgaGTCAAGCTCAGTGTTAGAGATGGAGAGCCCATCCATCTCTTCTGCAGACAGTGTGAGGGTCTCTGTGAGCAGCAGGAGGCGCTCTGACACCTCACACGAGACTCAGCAGgaacatgatgatgatgattgtaaACAGCCGATGACAGATACGTCACTCAGTTGTCCAATCGGAGCTGAGGTGAGTATGGAGCCCAGGAGGTGCCAGCAGTCTGCTAATGTGCTAGCGTGTCACTTTGGAGACGGCAGCAGTCTCTTAAAGGAGCAGCATCGACCTGAAGAAGACAAAAACAGACCTTCATCATTCTGCCGCTTAAGGGTGCCACTCACCTTTCCTGAGACAGAAGAAGAAATCAAAGTGTAA